One stretch of Punica granatum isolate Tunisia-2019 chromosome 5, ASM765513v2, whole genome shotgun sequence DNA includes these proteins:
- the LOC116207184 gene encoding monothiol glutaredoxin-S2 — protein MERVSRMVSERPVVIFSRSTCGMCHTVQALFTDFGVHPAVHELDEIPRGREIEQALSRLGCSPSVPAVFIGGELVGGVSEVMSLHLNRSLIPLLKNVGALWV, from the coding sequence ATGGAGAGGGTGTCGCGAATGGTGTCTGAGAGGCCGGTGGTGATATTCAGCAGGAGCACATGCGGCATGTGCCACACAGTGCAGGCGCTGTTCACCGACTTTGGGGTCCACCCTGCAGTCCACGAGCTGGATGAGATCCCCAGGGGCCGGGAGATCGAGCAGGCCCTGTCAAGGCTAGGGTGCAGCCCCTCCGTGCCGGCGGTGTTCATTGGCGGGGAACTGGTGGGCGGAGTCAGCGAGGTCATGAGCCTCCACCTCAATCGCTCCCTGATCCCATTGCTCAAGAATGTCGGCGCTTTATGGGTTTAA
- the LOC116208816 gene encoding monothiol glutaredoxin-S10-like: MDRLAKLASQKAVVIFTNSTCCMCHAVKRLFYELGVGPAIYELDEDSRGKEMEWALAQLGCNPSVPAVFIGGKFVGSANTVMTHHLNGSLKKMLREAGALWL; encoded by the coding sequence ATGGATCGGCTGGCGAAGCTGGCGTCCCAGAAGGCTGTGGTGATTTTTACCAATAGTACGTGCTGCATGTGCCATGCAGTGAAGAGGCTGTTCTACGAGCTGGGGGTGGGCCCTGCTATCTATGAGCTAGACGAAGACTCAAGAGGGAAGGAGATGGAGTGGGCCTTGGCACAGCTCGGCTGCAACCCTTCGGTTCCCGCCGTTTTCATTGGCGGTAAGTTTGTTGGATCGGCCAATACTGTCATGACACATCATCTCAATGGCTCGCTCAAAAAAATGCTGAGGGAAGCTGGTGCTCTGTGGCTCTAG